The DNA region GCAGCTGACCATCGACTGCGCGGACCCGCGCCGGCTCGTCCCCTTCTGGGCGGCGGCGCTGCGGTATGTGCCGGAGCCGCCGCCGGAGGGGCATGCGACGTGGATGGCGTACTGGCGGGCGATGGGTGTGCCCGAGGAGGAACTGGAGGGCGGCGCGGGCGAGTTGCCGGAGTCGATCGTGGACCCGAAGGGCGTCGGCCCGCGGGTCTGGTTCCAGCAGGTCCCCGAGCCGAAGACGGTGAAGAACCGGCTGCATCTCGATCTGAAGGTCGGCGGCGGCCGCACGGTGCCGGTTGCCGTCCGGCGGGCCAGGGTGGACGGGGAGGTGGCCCGGCTGACCGCGCTCGGCGCGTCGGTGCTGCGCACGATGGACGAGCCGGAGGGGATGGACCACTACGCGGTGGTGCTCCGGGACCCGGAGGGCAACGAGTTCTGCGTCGTATGAGCCCTCCGGGCCCGGGCGGCCCGGGGCCTGGACTCCCCGGGGGCCGGTGCGCGGCGTGCCGCGGTCAGCGGGTCAGCGGATCGGCATGCCGGAGAGGGTGCGGGCGATGACCAGGCGCTGGATCTCGCTCGTGCCCTCGAAGATGGTGTAGATGGCGGCGTCGCGGTGCATCCGCTCGACCGGGTACTCGCGGGTGTAGCCGTTGCCGCCGAGGATCTGGATGGCCTGGGCGGTGACCTTCTTGGCGACCTCGCTCGCGTACAGCTTGGACATCGAGCCCTCGGCGGAGGTGAAGGGCTTGCCGGCGGTGGCCATCCAGGAGGCGCGCCAGACCAGGAGGCGGGCGGCGTCGATCTGGGTGCGCATGTCGGCGAGCTGGAAGGCGACACCCTGGTTGTCGATGATCGGGCGGCCGAACTGCTCGCGCGTCTTGGCGTAGTCGAGGGCGACCTCGTACGCGGCGCGGGCGGTGCCGACGGCCATGGCGCCGACGGCGGGGCGGGAGGCCTCGAAGGTGGCCATCGCCGCGTTCTTCACGCGCTCCCCGTTGCCGGCCTGC from Streptomyces fradiae includes:
- a CDS encoding VOC family protein, which translates into the protein MNAEETHEAGAGAPGTDAPGPVLQLTIDCADPRRLVPFWAAALRYVPEPPPEGHATWMAYWRAMGVPEEELEGGAGELPESIVDPKGVGPRVWFQQVPEPKTVKNRLHLDLKVGGGRTVPVAVRRARVDGEVARLTALGASVLRTMDEPEGMDHYAVVLRDPEGNEFCVV